A single Arachnia propionica DNA region contains:
- a CDS encoding threonine/serine exporter family protein: MSEPVEFVGPVEFVDAAQEEWVAEVVIPDQPTSITARSEIITVALRLGVMMLEAGFDTRAAVNAMTGCARALGMADLSVTAVGRTMMASHVSERGVPIMMTRAAATIDSFDLHRMGRLHQVLAEMLREDVDVKHASDLMDQLERESSPWPWWIVVLGGMVLAASITLQTGGSLVAAALASGCLLLVNRFGALLDRIGLPKAFSVSGQAALAVLLGVLLNVCGIATISASAAIIATGLVLLLPIPQIVQAAQDAINTYYVTAAARLTAVLVLVSMTTLGGTLALSQVGGVNATGAAFATRPGPLGLWLVIVACMVGALGNAVFMRGGPRLLLPAAGAGALTGIVNVVLQRHASLDPTLAVGIAALVLGVVSGLSSGYLRIPSTELCIVGIAGALLPGLDVYWIIVSEVFKFSGAGEAFLRALVAVLVIGPSVVLGMWLVGRIRSNGKE; this comes from the coding sequence ATGAGCGAGCCAGTCGAATTTGTCGGTCCAGTCGAATTTGTCGATGCGGCCCAGGAAGAATGGGTTGCGGAAGTAGTGATTCCGGATCAACCCACCTCGATCACGGCGAGATCAGAGATCATCACTGTTGCTCTCCGGCTTGGTGTCATGATGCTGGAGGCAGGGTTTGACACACGTGCCGCGGTCAATGCAATGACGGGATGTGCACGAGCGCTCGGAATGGCTGATCTGTCCGTGACGGCGGTGGGGCGGACGATGATGGCTTCTCATGTGTCGGAGCGGGGAGTCCCGATCATGATGACGCGGGCCGCCGCCACCATCGATTCCTTTGATCTGCACCGCATGGGCCGACTCCACCAGGTGTTGGCTGAGATGTTGCGCGAAGATGTCGATGTAAAACACGCTTCTGATCTCATGGATCAACTGGAACGAGAGTCATCGCCTTGGCCTTGGTGGATCGTTGTTCTCGGGGGAATGGTGCTTGCGGCCTCGATCACTCTGCAAACCGGCGGTAGTCTGGTGGCTGCTGCTCTAGCCAGCGGCTGTCTACTGCTTGTCAACAGATTCGGTGCTCTGCTGGACCGCATTGGCCTTCCGAAAGCGTTCTCCGTCTCGGGGCAAGCGGCATTGGCGGTATTGCTGGGGGTTCTGCTGAATGTTTGCGGAATCGCGACGATATCGGCCTCTGCGGCAATCATCGCCACGGGACTGGTGCTCCTGCTTCCGATTCCTCAGATCGTCCAAGCCGCTCAGGACGCCATCAACACCTACTACGTCACCGCGGCGGCACGGCTGACGGCCGTTCTGGTGCTCGTCTCGATGACGACTCTCGGTGGGACATTGGCGCTCAGTCAGGTCGGAGGAGTGAATGCCACGGGGGCGGCGTTCGCCACTCGTCCGGGACCCTTGGGGCTATGGCTCGTGATTGTTGCATGCATGGTCGGTGCTCTGGGGAATGCGGTGTTCATGCGCGGTGGCCCCAGGCTGCTGCTTCCTGCGGCTGGGGCGGGAGCGTTGACCGGGATCGTCAATGTCGTTCTTCAACGTCACGCTTCGCTGGACCCGACATTGGCAGTCGGGATAGCAGCTTTGGTGCTCGGTGTGGTGTCTGGTCTGTCATCCGGCTACCTGCGCATCCCGAGTACTGAGCTGTGCATCGTCGGAATAGCGGGTGCGCTGTTGCCGGGGCTTGACGTCTACTGGATCATCGTCTCCGAGGTCTTCAAGTTCTCCGGAGCGGGGGAGGCATTTCTCCGGGCGCTTGTCGCGGTTCTCGTCATCGGGCCGTCAGTAGTGCTCGGAATGTGGTTGGTCGGGCGCATCCGATCCAATGGAAAGGAATGA
- the rsmG gene encoding 16S rRNA (guanine(527)-N(7))-methyltransferase RsmG, which produces MAEAEPNDQGLVEEAARAALARRFPERIENLGAYAEMLRTRGIEWGLLGPREAGKVWSRHISNSLALVDVLGRGTDVADVGSGAGLPGIPLALCRDDLQVTLLEPLLRRHNFLTLAVEELGLGERVRVERLRAEDCDETFDVVTCRAVAPLEKLLKWTTPMFFPGGELLALKGAGAEEEIEAARKRLDKCRLTAQVLHVRAVPEIEGTRAIRVLAK; this is translated from the coding sequence ATGGCTGAAGCGGAACCGAACGATCAGGGTCTGGTGGAGGAGGCGGCCAGAGCCGCTCTGGCTAGGAGATTCCCGGAGCGGATCGAGAACCTGGGTGCCTACGCGGAGATGCTGCGCACCCGGGGCATCGAGTGGGGGCTGCTCGGGCCGCGCGAGGCCGGAAAGGTCTGGAGCAGGCACATCTCGAACTCCTTGGCGCTGGTGGATGTGCTGGGGCGGGGAACGGATGTGGCGGACGTCGGTTCCGGCGCCGGGCTGCCCGGGATCCCGCTGGCGCTGTGCCGGGATGATCTCCAAGTGACTCTCCTGGAACCTCTGCTGCGGCGCCACAACTTCCTTACGCTGGCCGTCGAGGAACTCGGGCTGGGTGAACGGGTGCGGGTTGAACGGCTGCGCGCCGAGGACTGCGACGAAACCTTTGACGTTGTGACCTGCCGCGCGGTGGCACCGCTGGAGAAACTGCTGAAGTGGACCACTCCCATGTTCTTCCCGGGCGGCGAGCTACTGGCCCTCAAGGGAGCGGGGGCGGAGGAGGAGATCGAGGCAGCCCGCAAACGTCTGGACAAATGCAGGCTGACCGCCCAGGTGCTTCACGTTCGAGCAGTTCCGGAGATCGAGGGGACGCGAGCGATCCGGGTGCTTGCGAAGTAG